In Pengzhenrongella sicca, a single genomic region encodes these proteins:
- a CDS encoding acyl-CoA dehydrogenase family protein yields MDFGLTDEQDLLLQSLDELLERECSESYIAALDLNHEQPVSFRKAMNEAGFGSLGFPEEFGGTPCDAMTLVLLAERVARQGLNNGYGLELLQATDIIEFGSPEQQREVLGQLATGEVPFALGFTEPGAGSDTSAMSTRAVHHDGMVTFTGTKTLITSALVSKNLLLMAKDPEVANPREAISMYLVPMDSPGITTNRLDKILWHISDSSEIFLDEVTLPESCLVGVKGAGFKQLMRNFELERLVIAANCLGQAQCAFDDAATYAGQRVQFGQPIGSFQLIQLKLTDMAIKLENMRNFVYRTAWMLDQGMPLRSQGALCKRYSAMAAFEVADEAMQIFGGVGVTVGVRVSRLWLDLRGHRFGGGTDEIMVHIAGRQIVKEHQHTA; encoded by the coding sequence ATGGACTTCGGACTGACCGACGAGCAGGACCTCCTCCTGCAGAGCCTCGATGAGCTGCTCGAGCGCGAGTGCTCCGAGTCGTACATCGCCGCGCTCGACCTCAACCACGAGCAGCCGGTGTCGTTCCGCAAGGCGATGAACGAGGCCGGCTTCGGCTCGCTCGGCTTCCCCGAGGAGTTCGGCGGGACCCCCTGCGACGCCATGACGCTCGTGCTGCTCGCCGAGCGCGTCGCGCGCCAGGGCCTGAACAACGGCTACGGCCTCGAGCTGCTCCAGGCGACGGACATCATCGAGTTCGGGTCCCCGGAGCAGCAGCGCGAGGTGCTGGGCCAGCTCGCGACGGGCGAGGTTCCCTTCGCCCTCGGCTTCACCGAGCCGGGCGCCGGCTCGGACACGTCGGCGATGTCGACGCGCGCCGTGCACCACGACGGCATGGTGACCTTCACGGGCACCAAGACGCTCATCACCAGCGCGCTCGTGTCCAAGAACCTGCTCCTGATGGCCAAGGACCCGGAGGTGGCGAACCCGCGCGAGGCGATCTCGATGTACCTCGTGCCGATGGACTCCCCCGGCATCACGACCAACCGCCTCGACAAGATCCTGTGGCACATCAGCGACTCCAGCGAAATCTTCCTGGACGAGGTGACGCTGCCCGAGTCCTGCCTCGTCGGGGTCAAGGGCGCCGGGTTCAAGCAGCTCATGCGCAACTTCGAGCTCGAGCGGCTCGTGATCGCCGCCAACTGCCTCGGCCAGGCCCAGTGCGCCTTCGACGACGCCGCGACGTACGCCGGTCAGCGCGTCCAGTTCGGGCAGCCGATCGGCTCGTTCCAGCTCATCCAGCTCAAGCTCACCGACATGGCGATCAAGCTCGAGAACATGCGCAACTTCGTCTACCGGACCGCGTGGATGCTCGACCAGGGCATGCCGCTGCGCAGCCAGGGTGCGCTGTGCAAGCGCTACAGCGCGATGGCCGCGTTCGAGGTCGCCGACGAGGCGATGCAGATCTTCGGCGGCGTCGGGGTGACCGTCGGCGTGCGGGTCTCGCGACTGTGGCTCGACCTGCGCGGGCACCGCTTCGGCGGCGGCACCGACGAGATCATGGTGCACATCGCCGGGCGCCAGATCGTCAAGGAGCACCAGCACACGGCGTAG
- a CDS encoding TetR/AcrR family transcriptional regulator, with protein sequence MTDPDSLRTTEVLVDPAEEAEPTRAPGRPRDPMLEERALQAALEVFGEKGWAGLTIDEVATRSRVGKSSIYLRWGDKESLLTAALRRNQQRGAELREEEGSPPLTDEGSLRDFLIAHATRRAELYLSPNGLPMLRLYVEARAFPQLFANIRQRTMTEFVLEERSRVEEAIRRGVLPAHASAVHLLDAVEGAVLMHVLVTPPHLLDRVRSTLGAYVEQLVDNQLRAAAS encoded by the coding sequence GTGACCGACCCGGACTCTCTGCGCACCACCGAGGTCCTTGTCGACCCGGCCGAGGAGGCGGAGCCGACCCGTGCACCCGGTCGCCCGCGCGACCCGATGCTCGAGGAGCGCGCCCTGCAGGCCGCGCTCGAGGTGTTCGGGGAGAAGGGCTGGGCGGGCCTGACGATCGACGAGGTCGCCACGCGGTCCCGGGTCGGCAAGTCCTCGATCTACCTGCGGTGGGGGGACAAGGAGTCGCTGCTGACGGCGGCCCTGCGGCGCAACCAGCAGCGCGGCGCGGAGCTCCGCGAGGAGGAGGGCTCGCCGCCGCTGACCGACGAGGGCTCGCTGCGCGACTTCCTCATCGCGCACGCGACCAGGCGCGCGGAGCTGTACCTGAGCCCGAACGGGCTGCCGATGCTGCGCCTGTATGTCGAGGCACGCGCGTTCCCGCAGCTGTTCGCGAACATCCGGCAGCGGACGATGACCGAGTTCGTGCTCGAGGAGCGCAGCCGGGTCGAGGAGGCCATCAGGCGCGGGGTGCTGCCGGCGCACGCCTCGGCCGTGCACCTCCTGGACGCGGTGGAGGGGGCGGTGCTGATGCACGTGCTCGTGACCCCGCCGCACCTGCTCGACCGCGTGCGCAGCACCCTCGGCGCGTACGTCGAGCAGCTGGTCGACAACCAGCTGCGGGCCGCGGCGTCCTGA